CCGTTGGCCGTAAAACTGCCGAAGAAGCTCCCGATCTCTTCGGCGGTGCTCCCGACGTTTCCGAAGCCCATGAATCCGATATACGCGACCGTCCAGCCCGCGATGACGGAATAGAAAGAGAGGATGCCGACGCCGGTCATCACGCCGAGCGCTCCCACAAGCCACCATTTCGTCCCGGGGGCAAACGATCGAAACGCGCCAACGGGTCCTTTTTCGCTTCCCCGTCCGAGAAGGAGCTCGGAGATGAAGATCGGTGCGCACACGAAAAAAACGCAGAACAGATAGACGAGCACGAAGACCGCGCCCCCGCCCTGGCCCACCTGCGTCGGAAATCCCCAGATGTTGCCGAGCCCGACCGCGGAGCCTGCGGCGGCGAGGATGAAGCCAGTTCTCGAGCCCCACGTACCGCGGTCCGATGTTGCCATGCGCTATCGCCTCCGGAGGAAAGAGAAGGTTGCTATCACTTGGGGAGCCGGCTCAGCTCTCCTTGGGGAGTGACTTTGAATATCGCTTTGGCGTGGGCGTCGACGACCAGCAGGTTTCCTTCCCGGTCGAGCGCCAGGCCCTGGGGGCTCGTCAGCGGCTCGCCTTGGAGAAATGGCGTCACTTTACCGTCGGGAGAGACCTGCCAGATCGCGCGAGCGTAACCGTCGGTCACGTAGAAGTTTCCGTTCGGATGCAGAACCGCATCGTGCGGGAACTCGAACGGCGACGAGCCAGCGATCGGCGTGGTCGTTCCGCCCGCGACTCTGACGAGGGTTTTGTCGGTGAGCACGACGATCGCACCCTCTTTGTCGAACAGGATCGCGCGAGGCGCTCGAATCTCCGCGACGTCTTCCACCTCGCCGTTGGCCATGACGCGCCGCAGCCGGTGAGTCACGCGGTCGACGGCGAGCACGTTGCCGGTCGACTCCACCGCGACGCCCCAGGGCGTGACGAAGCGGTCGTCGTCGGCGATGGGGTCGATCTTGCCGTCGATTCCGATGCGGAACAGCTTCATCGTTGCCGGATCGCTGGCAACGAACCAGCCGTCCTTTTCGAAGGTCACGTGGCGGATGCCGTAGAGCGGTGTTCGGGGCAGGCCCTCACCCTTCGCGATGACCCGGAACGAATCGCCATCGAGCTTGAGGAGCGCATGGGCCTCGTGATCCGCGACGTAAACGCCACCTTGGGGGTCGACGGTCACGTCGACCGGATACACGAGCTCGTCGGCGGAAGCCGAGAAGGCAGAGAGGATCACGGATAAGCCTAACCGTATCAACATCTTGACCTCTGAGCCGCGTCGAATCCAGGGCGGGCCAGCGGAAACCCGCTGATTCTATTAGCGTGGCGGCTGCAATTCAATGGGATCGATCAATTTGTCTGCGAGCAATTTGGCATTTCGTATCGCCAGCGGAATTGGATAGAATCCGCGCTTTGTGGTCCGAGTTCTCTCGACTGTTGACTGTCAAATGGGAACGCGAGGCTCCGACCAGAGCCGATCTCGTCGGTTCGAGGCTGTGCCTCGCTAGGAGGTAGTGCGTGGAAGGTGTCGTCAATTGGACGCCTGTTCTCGGTCTGGCTGCGCTCTTGTTCGCCTGGTACAAAGCGGGCTTCGTCGCCCGTCAGGATGCTGGCACCGATCGCATGAAAGAGATTGCGGGATTCATCCGCACCGGCGCCATGGCTTTCTTGTGGCGCGAATACTCGGTGCTCGCCCTGTTCACCCTCGTCGTGACAGTCCTGCTCGTCGTCTCCAACTATAGGGCGGGGACGGCGCTCGTGGGACTTTCCTTTCTCGTGGGGGCGTCCAGCTCGGCTCTTGCGGGATTCTTTGGTATGCGGGTCGCGACCCAGGCCAACGTTCGAACCACGAACGCCGCCCGCGAGTCGATTTCGCGAGCACTCGGCGTGGCTTTCTCCGGCGGCTCGGTGATGGGCATGTCGGTCGTCGGTCTGGCGCTTCTCGGACTGTCGCTTCTGTACCTGCTCTACACGAATCTATATGGCGTCGAGCAGGAGACCATCCAGAACCGGGTGCTCCAGATACTTTCTGGTTTCAGCCTTGGCGCCTCGTCGATCGCGCTCTTCGCCAGGGTCGGCGGCGGAATCTACACGAAATCCGCGGACGTGGGCGCGGATCTCGTCGGGAAGGTCGAAGCCGGAATTCCCGAGGACGACCCGAGAAACCCGGCCGTCATCGCCGACAACGTGGGAGACAACGTCGGGGACGTCTGTGGCATGGGCGCGGACCTCTTCGAGTCGTATGTCGGTGCCATCATCGGTAGCATGGTTCTCGCGCTCGGCTACGTGTCGAGCCTCGAAGCATCGGGCGTCACCGTTGCCTCACCTTTGAACTACGTGGTGCTTCCTCTGGTCCTGGCGGGAATCGGGATCGTCGCTTCGATCGCCGGCACCTTCGCGGTGAGAACGTCGGAAGGGGGAAATCCCCAGACCGCTCTCAATCTCGGGACGATCGGCGCCGCCATCATGATGCTGATCATCTCGGTTCCGGTAATTCGTTCGCTGACGCCGGAAGCTTGGGACCGCTTGTATCTCTCGATGATCGCCGGCCTGGCCGTAGGAAGCGCTATCGGTTTCATCACCGAGCATTACACCGCGGAGTCGAAGAAGCCAGCTCAGCATGTCGCTGCGGCGTCGCAAACCGGCTCGGCGACCAACATCATTGCCGGGCTCGCATTGGGAATGAGATCCACGGCGTGGCCGCTGATATTGTTGTCAACCGCCATCGTCGTGACCTACAAGCTCGCAGGGCTCTACGGGGTGGCGCTCGCCGGTCTGGGGATGCTCGCGACAGTGGGGATCCAGCTAGCCGTCGACGCCTACGGCCCCATTGCCGACAACGCCGGGGGAATCGCCGAGATGAGCGAGCTTCCGAAAGAAGTGCGAGGGCGAACCGACAAGCTGGACGCCGTGGGAAATACCACGGCGGCCATCGGCAAGGGATTCGCGATTGGCTCGGCCGCTCTCGCCGCGCTCGCTTTGATGGCTGCTTTCCAGCAACAGGCGGGGCTCAACGTTGCCGCGCTCTCCGTGTCGGAGCCCATCGTGCTCGCCGGGATCCTCGTAGGCGCCATGGTGCCGTTTCTGTTCTCCTCGATGGCGATGGAAGCCGTGGGGGATGCCGCCTTCGATATGATCGAGGAGGTACGAAGACAGTTCAAAGAGATCGACGGGCTTCTCGAAGGCAAGAAAGGGGCGAAAGCGGACAACGCTCGGTGCGTCGACATCGCGACCGCGGCGGCACTCAAGCGAATGATCGTCCCTGGGCTGATGGCGGTCGTGATCCCGGTCGCGGCCGGTCTGTACGATCCGAACTTTCTCGCCGGGCTCCTCGTGGGAGCGCTCGCTTCGGGCGTACTCCTCGCGATCTTCATGGCGAACGCCGGGGGCGCCTGGGACAACGCCAAGAAGCACATCGAGGGTGGAAACTTCGGCGGGAAGGGAAGCGATGCCCACAAAGCGGCGGTCGTGGGTGACACCGTGGGGGATCCGTTCAAGGATACGGCCGGGCCCGCCATCAATATCCTTATCAAATTGATGTCGGTCGTGGCCCTCGTCATCGCTCCGTTGATTCGATAGCAGCCTCACGAGCGCCTTGCGAGACCGGCCTGCTGCCGGTAAACTAAGCAGCCAAACGGTCTCGGGGAGGCGACGCGACCCATGAAGGCGCCGGTAATCGTCATCGCTCTACTCTTGGCCCGAGGCTCGTTCGCGAGCCAGGGGGCCGCGGTGACGAAGCCCATGCATCCGGACACCGACACCAATCGCGTGATCCAGGAGGTCTGCGTCACCTGTCACAATGCCACCACGCTCCTGGGGAACCTGTCCCTCGAGGATTTCGACGTGTATGCCGCGGAGAAGAGCGCCGAAGTCGCCGAGAAGGTGATTCGCAAGCTGCGGGCGGAGATGATGCCCCCTCCGGGGATTCCGAGACCGGACGAGGCCGCGCTCACGGCGGTTTACGAGACACTCGAGGCGCGGATCGACGCCGCCGCTCTTCGCGATCCGAACCCGGGAGCGCGCTCGTTCCAACGGCTCAATCGAACCGAGTACGAGAACGCGATTCGTGACCTCCTGGAGCTCGACGTGGATGCTTCGGACTGGCTGCCGCTCGATCAGATGAGCGCCAATTTCGACAACATGGCCGACGCCCAGACGTTGTCTCCGATGCTTCTCGAGTCTTATCTCAACGCGGCCAGCGATATCAGCCGGATGGCCGTCGGGGATCGAAACGCTCCCGCCGTCGACGTGACGTACACCAGTTCGATCTACGCTTCCCAGCACCCGTGGGATCAGCTCGAGGGTGCTCCTTACGGGACGCGTGGTGGCTTGGTGGTAGAACACGCCTTCCCCGCCGATGCCGAATACGTTTTCGAGCTGACCTTCGCTTCCGGGGAGAACGCTCAGCTCGAGGACGTCGACCTGTCCATCGACGGCGAGCGCGTCGCCCTGATACCGTACGCTCAGTCGGAGGGAGGCGCCGATGGCCGGGGCGCGGCGCCGATGAGTACGGAGCCGGTTGCCGTTCGGGCGGGCCAACGGCGGGTGGCCGCGGCATTCATTCGCAGGACCGATGGGCCTTACGAGGATCTCATCCGCCCGCATGACTGGTCGTTCGCCGGCGGTGGTTCCGGGGGCAGCGGAATCACGACTCTGCCCCACCTTCGGAGTGTCGTCATCAAAGGGCCCTACCATGCGACCGGGCTCTCGGACACTCCGAGCCGTAAGCGCATCTTCTCCTGCCGGCCCACGAGCCCGGGCGAGGAGAGGCCGTGCGCCGAAGAGATCGTGACGCGGCTCGGTAGCGAAGCTTATCGGCGTTCCCTATCGGCCGGCGATCTGGAGGGCTTGATGGAGTTCTACGATCTCGGTGCGTCCAAGGGCGGGTTCGAGATCGGAGTGCGCATGGCTCTCGAGGCGATCTTGGCGAGCCCGTATTTCGTTTTGCGACTCGAGACCGAGCCGAGCGGTGCGCGGACGGGGCAGGGATACCGTATCAGCGACGTCGATCTGGCATCGCGACTGTCGTTCTTTCTCTGGGGGACTCCCCCCGACGGCGAGCTCCAGAAGCTGGCTAACGAAGGCCGACTTTCCGACCCGGGTGAGATCGAGCGTCAGACGCGCCGCATGCTGGCGGACCCTCGCGCGGAAGCTTTGGGCACCCGCTTCGCCGCGCTATGGCTCAGGCTACAGGACTTGTACAAAGTTCGCCCCGATCCAAACTACTATCCGAATTTCGACGAGAACCTCGCCGACGCGATGCGACGTGAGACCGAGCTCTTCTTTTATGATCTCGTTCGCGAGGATCGGAGCGTGCTCGAGCTCTTCACCGCCGACTACACGTTCGTCAACGAGCGCCTCGCCCGCCATTACGGGTTTCCCGACATTGCCGGAAGCAGGTTTCGACGCGTGGCCTACCCCGATGACACCCGCCGGGGAATCCTGGGCCATGGCAGCGTGCTCGTTCTCACTTCCATGGCAAACCGGACTTCGCCAGTGCTCCGGGGGAAGTGGGTCATGGAAGTTCTGATGGGGACGCCTCCGCCTCCGCCGCCTCCGAACGTCCCGGACCTGGAACAGACCGAAGGGGTCTCGAACGGGAGGACTCTGACCACGCGCGAACGTCTCGAGCTCCATCGCTCCGACCCGACTTGCAGGTCTTGTCATCGACTCATGGACCCTATCGGTTTGGCTTTGGACAACTTCGACGTCACGGCGAAGTGGCGCACTCGTGAGAGCGGGATGCCGCTCGACACCCACGGCGAATTCTACGATGGCACCCCGGTCTCGACTCCTGCGGAGCTGGTCGAAGCTCTTTTGAAGCGTCCCGAGATCCTGGTACGAAACTTCGCCGAGAATCTTCTGGCATACGCACTGGGCCGGCGAATCGAGTATACCGATCAGCCGACGATTCGGTCGATCGTGAGGAAGGCCGAGGAAAACGATTACCGGGTATCGTCGTTCATAATGGGAGTGGTCGGGAGCGACGCTTTTCAGATGAAGCGCGTGGACCCGATGACGACCGACGAAGCGACGACGGTCCACCAGCCGTAACGGATTATTACGAAAAGGAGACACGGCGATGGGGTACATTACGGGAAAGCACATGCCGCGGCGGACGTTCCTTCGGGGCCTCGGCGCTTCGGTGGCGCTGCCGTTTCTGGACGCGATGATCCCGGCGGGACGCCGGGCGTCGGCGGCGACGCGAGCCTCCATCGACCGCATGCGGCTCGTCTGCATCGAGGAGGTGCATGGCGTCCCGGGCTGCAACGAGTGGGGGGCGACCCAGCACCTGTTCGCGCCGGCGACGACCGGTCCTGACTTTCAGCTGCTCCCCGACAATGTTTTGAGCCCACTGTCGGAGTTCCAGGACCAATTGACGATCATCAGCAACACCGACGTGCGCATGGCGGAAGCTTTCTCACCGCCGGAGATCGGAGGCGATCATTTCCGCTCCAGCGCGGTGTTTCTCACTCATTGCCACCCGAAGCAGACTCAGGGCTCGGACATCTATGCCGGGACGTCGATGGACCAGATGTACGCCCAGCGTTTCGGCCAGGACACCCCACTGCCTTCGATGCAGTTCTGCATCGAGAATCTCGATCAGGCGGGCGGGTGCACCTACAACTATTCCTGCGTGTACACGGACTCGATCAGTTGGGCATCGCCCACGGAGCCGCTGCCGATGATTCGCGATCCACGGGTCGCATTCGACATGCTGTTCGGTGCGGGGGGAACCCCCGAGGCACGAGCCGAGCGCCGGCAAGCACGAAAGAGTATCCTCGACTGGATCGCCCGCGATGTGACGGTCGCGCGAAAACAGCTGGGTGCCGCAGACCGCCTCCGGCTCGACCGATACCTCGAGAACGTGCGCGAGATCGAGCGCCGAATCGAGATGGTCGAAGCGCACAACCAGAGCGGGGAGCAGCGAGAGCTGCCCGACGCGCCCGCGGGCGTGCCCGATTCCTTCTCCGAGCACATGAAGCTGATGTTCGACCTCCAGGTGCTGGCGTTGGAAGCGGACATGACCCGGGTCCTCTCGTTCAAGCTGGGACGTGACTCCCAGAACCGCGTGTTTCCCGAGAGCGGATCCGACAAGCCGTTCCACCCGGCGTCTCACCATGGAAACAAGGAGGAGAACATTCTGGAGTTCAACAAGATCTGCAAGTACCGCATGAGCATGCTCCCGTACTTTCTCGAGAAACTGAGCTCGACGATGGTGGAAGACTCTTCACTGCTGGACAAGTCGATGATCCTCTGGGGATCGCCAATGGCCGACGGAAACATCCATAACCACCGTCGCTGTCCCCTCATCCTGCTCGGCCGCGCCAACGGCCATCTTCGCGGAAACCTCCATCTGAAGGCCCCCGACGGAACGCCGATGGCGAACGTCATGCTCACGCTCTTGCACATGCTGGGGCTCGACGACCAGGAGTCATTTGGCGACAGCACCGGAACGTTCGATCTCTCGCCACTGGCGCGGGCGTCGAGCACGGCGTGAGCCCGAATGCAGGAGAGAAAAGCATGAGAGCTGGCCCATCCGCCTCGGCGTGGACGATCGTCGTTGCTTTCGGTGTGAGCGTCCTCGCCGCTTCCCCGTCCTACTCGCCTGTCGCCGATGCGGCCAAAGCCGGGGACTTGGAGTCCGTGCGCAGGATCCTCCAACGAGGAGCGGACGTGAACGCGGCCCAGGGAGACGGCATGTCGGCGCTCCATTGGGCGGCGGTGCTCGGCGACGCCGGGATGGCGGAGATACTGATCTATGCCGGCGCGAACGCGATGGCGGAGACCCGTATCGGTCACTACACGCCGCTTCACCTGGCGGCCAAGGCCGGAAGGGCGTCTGTCGTGGAGACGCTGCTCGAGGCCGGCGCCGACGTGAACGCGAGAACCACGAACACCGGTGCGACTCCGCTGCACCTTGCCGCCGCGTCGGGTGATGCCAGAGTCGTCACGGCGCTACTGGCCCGAGGGGCGAACGTTGACGCCCGGGACAGCGAGTGGGGACAGACGCCGCTGATTTATGCGGCCGCCCAAAACCGAGTGGACGCGATCCGGGCGTTGCTGCGAAGCGACGCGGACCCGGGCGTCACCACGAAGGTCTTAGACCTCGAGGCAGAGGAAAAGCTCGTGCGAGCGTCGGAGAAACGGCAGGAAAAGGTGCTCGAAACCCTGCGCGGTAAGGGGAGCACTGTGGCCGAGGGCGAGAGTGCACCGCCCAGCGCCCCTCAGCTGAAGGCGGCCATCCTGGCGGCGCGTGAGCTCTACCTTTCGGGAGAAGTTCCCGAGAAGGAAGAACCCGACGAGGGACGGCGGTTCCGCCCGGAGCTCAACCTGGAGACGAAAGGAGGCCTCACGGCCCTGCTTCATGCGGCTCGCCAGGGCCACGTCGAGGCGTCGCTCGCGCTTCTCGACGGGGGTGCGGACATCAACCAAGTGAGCGCGGGAGACGGCACCAGCCCCCTGCTGATAGCGACCATCAACGCCCAGTTCGATCTGGCGCTCGTCCTTCTCGAGCGCGGCGCCGACCCCAACCTCGAGGCGCGCGGCAACGGCGTCGCGCCGCTCTGGGCGGCCGTCAACGCTCAGTGGCAACCGAGAACGCGGTTTCCGCAGCCGCAACAGCACGGGCTGCAGAAGGCGACTTATCTCGACCTGATGAAAGCGCTGCTCGAGGCTGGGGCGAATCCGGATGCCCGATTGACCAAGCACCCCTGGTACATGGTCTACACCGGATGCGGTAACCGCAACTGCGGACTCGAGGACACCGTGGGCTCGACCGCTTTCTGGCGCGCCGCCTACGCGACCGACGTGGACGCCATGCGCCTTCTCGTCGCTCACGGCGCGGACCCAAACATTCCCACCAAGGCACCGCCGCCTAGGCCCCCTCGGTCGGGCACCATCGCGGAGAACGTGGATTCAGTGGAGCCGAAGCCGGTCCAGCCGAGTGGACCCGCGCTCTGGCCTGCCACCGACGCGGCCACGGTCACACCCGATCCTTCGGGACTGCCGAAGGTCAAGGCCGGAGACCCCGGCGTGTTTCCCATCCACGCTGCCTCCGGTGTCGGTTACGGCGAGGGCTTCGCCGGAAACGCCCACCGGCACGCGCCGGACGCCTGGCTCGCCGCCGTCAAGTATCTCGTGGAGGAGCTCGGCGTCGACGTGAACGCGCGCGATTACAACGGCTATAACGCGCTCCACCACGCCGCCGCCCGCGGGGACGACGAGATGATCCTCTATCTCGTGGACAAGGGGTGCGACGTCACCGCGGTGAGCCGTAGCGGGCAGACCACCGCCGACATGGCCAATGGTCCGGTCCAGCGCGTCTCCCCGTTTCCCGAAACGGTGGCGCTGCTGGAGAGGCTCGGCTCGAAGAACAACCACAACTGCGTGTCCTGTTGAGCTCTTTCATGGCGGTGGCGGGTTCTCTGGCGCGCCAGCGAGTTGGCCTCGCCCTTCTCTTGGCAGGCAGCCTCTGGGCGCCTCCTCGGAGCCTCGCGGGGCAGGAGGCGCCCTCGGCGGCGAAGGCACCGCCCTGGTTTCAG
This portion of the Vicinamibacteria bacterium genome encodes:
- a CDS encoding sodium-translocating pyrophosphatase yields the protein MEGVVNWTPVLGLAALLFAWYKAGFVARQDAGTDRMKEIAGFIRTGAMAFLWREYSVLALFTLVVTVLLVVSNYRAGTALVGLSFLVGASSSALAGFFGMRVATQANVRTTNAARESISRALGVAFSGGSVMGMSVVGLALLGLSLLYLLYTNLYGVEQETIQNRVLQILSGFSLGASSIALFARVGGGIYTKSADVGADLVGKVEAGIPEDDPRNPAVIADNVGDNVGDVCGMGADLFESYVGAIIGSMVLALGYVSSLEASGVTVASPLNYVVLPLVLAGIGIVASIAGTFAVRTSEGGNPQTALNLGTIGAAIMMLIISVPVIRSLTPEAWDRLYLSMIAGLAVGSAIGFITEHYTAESKKPAQHVAAASQTGSATNIIAGLALGMRSTAWPLILLSTAIVVTYKLAGLYGVALAGLGMLATVGIQLAVDAYGPIADNAGGIAEMSELPKEVRGRTDKLDAVGNTTAAIGKGFAIGSAALAALALMAAFQQQAGLNVAALSVSEPIVLAGILVGAMVPFLFSSMAMEAVGDAAFDMIEEVRRQFKEIDGLLEGKKGAKADNARCVDIATAAALKRMIVPGLMAVVIPVAAGLYDPNFLAGLLVGALASGVLLAIFMANAGGAWDNAKKHIEGGNFGGKGSDAHKAAVVGDTVGDPFKDTAGPAINILIKLMSVVALVIAPLIR
- a CDS encoding NHL repeat-containing protein is translated as MILSAFSASADELVYPVDVTVDPQGGVYVADHEAHALLKLDGDSFRVIAKGEGLPRTPLYGIRHVTFEKDGWFVASDPATMKLFRIGIDGKIDPIADDDRFVTPWGVAVESTGNVLAVDRVTHRLRRVMANGEVEDVAEIRAPRAILFDKEGAIVVLTDKTLVRVAGGTTTPIAGSSPFEFPHDAVLHPNGNFYVTDGYARAIWQVSPDGKVTPFLQGEPLTSPQGLALDREGNLLVVDAHAKAIFKVTPQGELSRLPK
- a CDS encoding DUF1592 domain-containing protein, translating into MKAPVIVIALLLARGSFASQGAAVTKPMHPDTDTNRVIQEVCVTCHNATTLLGNLSLEDFDVYAAEKSAEVAEKVIRKLRAEMMPPPGIPRPDEAALTAVYETLEARIDAAALRDPNPGARSFQRLNRTEYENAIRDLLELDVDASDWLPLDQMSANFDNMADAQTLSPMLLESYLNAASDISRMAVGDRNAPAVDVTYTSSIYASQHPWDQLEGAPYGTRGGLVVEHAFPADAEYVFELTFASGENAQLEDVDLSIDGERVALIPYAQSEGGADGRGAAPMSTEPVAVRAGQRRVAAAFIRRTDGPYEDLIRPHDWSFAGGGSGGSGITTLPHLRSVVIKGPYHATGLSDTPSRKRIFSCRPTSPGEERPCAEEIVTRLGSEAYRRSLSAGDLEGLMEFYDLGASKGGFEIGVRMALEAILASPYFVLRLETEPSGARTGQGYRISDVDLASRLSFFLWGTPPDGELQKLANEGRLSDPGEIERQTRRMLADPRAEALGTRFAALWLRLQDLYKVRPDPNYYPNFDENLADAMRRETELFFYDLVREDRSVLELFTADYTFVNERLARHYGFPDIAGSRFRRVAYPDDTRRGILGHGSVLVLTSMANRTSPVLRGKWVMEVLMGTPPPPPPPNVPDLEQTEGVSNGRTLTTRERLELHRSDPTCRSCHRLMDPIGLALDNFDVTAKWRTRESGMPLDTHGEFYDGTPVSTPAELVEALLKRPEILVRNFAENLLAYALGRRIEYTDQPTIRSIVRKAEENDYRVSSFIMGVVGSDAFQMKRVDPMTTDEATTVHQP
- a CDS encoding DUF1552 domain-containing protein, with product MGYITGKHMPRRTFLRGLGASVALPFLDAMIPAGRRASAATRASIDRMRLVCIEEVHGVPGCNEWGATQHLFAPATTGPDFQLLPDNVLSPLSEFQDQLTIISNTDVRMAEAFSPPEIGGDHFRSSAVFLTHCHPKQTQGSDIYAGTSMDQMYAQRFGQDTPLPSMQFCIENLDQAGGCTYNYSCVYTDSISWASPTEPLPMIRDPRVAFDMLFGAGGTPEARAERRQARKSILDWIARDVTVARKQLGAADRLRLDRYLENVREIERRIEMVEAHNQSGEQRELPDAPAGVPDSFSEHMKLMFDLQVLALEADMTRVLSFKLGRDSQNRVFPESGSDKPFHPASHHGNKEENILEFNKICKYRMSMLPYFLEKLSSTMVEDSSLLDKSMILWGSPMADGNIHNHRRCPLILLGRANGHLRGNLHLKAPDGTPMANVMLTLLHMLGLDDQESFGDSTGTFDLSPLARASSTA
- a CDS encoding ankyrin repeat domain-containing protein; translated protein: MRAGPSASAWTIVVAFGVSVLAASPSYSPVADAAKAGDLESVRRILQRGADVNAAQGDGMSALHWAAVLGDAGMAEILIYAGANAMAETRIGHYTPLHLAAKAGRASVVETLLEAGADVNARTTNTGATPLHLAAASGDARVVTALLARGANVDARDSEWGQTPLIYAAAQNRVDAIRALLRSDADPGVTTKVLDLEAEEKLVRASEKRQEKVLETLRGKGSTVAEGESAPPSAPQLKAAILAARELYLSGEVPEKEEPDEGRRFRPELNLETKGGLTALLHAARQGHVEASLALLDGGADINQVSAGDGTSPLLIATINAQFDLALVLLERGADPNLEARGNGVAPLWAAVNAQWQPRTRFPQPQQHGLQKATYLDLMKALLEAGANPDARLTKHPWYMVYTGCGNRNCGLEDTVGSTAFWRAAYATDVDAMRLLVAHGADPNIPTKAPPPRPPRSGTIAENVDSVEPKPVQPSGPALWPATDAATVTPDPSGLPKVKAGDPGVFPIHAASGVGYGEGFAGNAHRHAPDAWLAAVKYLVEELGVDVNARDYNGYNALHHAAARGDDEMILYLVDKGCDVTAVSRSGQTTADMANGPVQRVSPFPETVALLERLGSKNNHNCVSC